One window of Nymphaea colorata isolate Beijing-Zhang1983 chromosome 1, ASM883128v2, whole genome shotgun sequence genomic DNA carries:
- the LOC116250689 gene encoding myb family transcription factor EFM-like isoform X1, producing MNPSTEFSIEGKPCSFSFLLKSLGEELDKTHKLQEFISRLEEERLKIDAFKRELPLCMQLLNDAMEASRQQLAAGSQANHNPMPVLEEFIPLKHQETSERSLNCTVDATTATAAGTGSWMATTQIWSQSNDGSKNQGPAVSMEPEHGLVGSSKLALDVKQRVGGAFLPFSKERNGATQQGLRSQLPDLELAPSDKNGDETKRPETVELAVPISRIKANDQSSASQGNCNGGGGVVGGATEKISGNEVQAAGGGQTHRKPRRCWSPDLHRRFVNALQQLGGSHAATPKQIRELMKVDGLTNDEVKSHLQKYRLHTRRPSPTPQAVTTPATQLVVLGGIWVQPEYTTAAHTAATGIYSATIAAAAAAQSAPPTTQPLPPTHYCHPSPLPQDFCTQLSTPPHHQLRHVYCDQQLTANHNGNAGDKDKNDNSNSGSDDNNNKTSSNSRSSPRSSTAGERSQSVEEEGRSESGSWRGESTENEGGRSMGRALSLKRRTTLRSEEEEDGEESTGSDITLKF from the exons atgaatcCTTCAACTGAGTTCAGCATAGAGGGCAAGCCCTGCagcttctccttcctcctcaaGTCGCTGGGTGAGGAGTTGGACAAGACCCACAAGCTCCAAGAGTTCATCAGCCGCCTGGAAGAGGAACGCCTCAAGATCGACGCCTTCAAACGTGAACTCCCGCTCTGCATGCAACTCCTCAACGATG CCATGGAAGCTTCCAGGCAGCAATTAGCAGCCGGCAGTCAGGCGAATCACAACCCCATGCCCGTTCTTGAGGAATTCATACCTCTTAAGCATCAGGAGACGTCAGAAAGAAGCCTCAACTGTACTGTTGATGCAACCACCGCAACGGCGGCCGGCACCGGAAGTTGGATGGCGACGACGCAGATATGGAGTCAATCCAATGATGGCAGCAAGAACCAAGGTCCTGCAGTTTCGATGGAGCCCGAGCATGGTCTGGTCGGAAGCTCTAAGCTGGCTTTGGACGTTAAACAGAGAGTCGGTGGCGCGTTTCTTCCTTTCTCCAAGGAAAGGAACGGTGCAACTCAGCAGGGTTTGAGATCCCAGCTGCCTGATCTGGAGCTTGCTCCCAGCGACAAGAACGGAGACGAGACCAAGCGGCCGGAGACGGTGGAGTTGGCAGTTCCAATCTCTAGAATCAAGGCTAATGATCAAAGCAGTGCAAGTCAAGGCAATTGCAACGGAGGCGGCGGTGTGGTGGGTGGAGCAACAGAAAAGATCAGCGGAAATGAGGTGCAAGCAGCAGGAGGGGGGCAGACTCACAGGAAACCCAGGAGATGTTGGTCGCCTGATCTACACCGGCGGTTTGTGAACGCTTTGCAGCAGTTAGGTGGTTCTCACG CGGCGACACCCAAGCAGATACGTGAACTGATGAAAGTTGACGGATTAACCAATGACGAAGTTAAAAGCCACCtacag AAGTACAGGCTTCACACACGAAGGCCGAGCCCCACTCCACAGGCAGTGACAACCCCTGCAACTCAGCTGGTTGTTCTGGGTGGTATTTGGGTCCAGCCAGAGTACACAACAGCAGCCCACACCGCTGCAACCGGCATATACAGTGCCACCATAGCAGCGGCGGCAGCAGCACAATCAGCGCCGCCGACGACGCAGCCACTGCCACCAACTCACTACTGCCATCCCTCCCCTCTACCTCAGGACTTCTGTACTCAACTAAGCACTCCTCCACACCACCAGCTCCGCCACGTCTACTGCGACCAGCAGTTGACTGCTAACCACAATGGCAATGCTGGTGACAAGGACAAGAACGACAACAGTAACAGCGGTAGCGACGACAATAACAATAAGACTTCTTCGAATTCCCGGAGCTCGCCGCGGTCGAGCACTGCCGGCGAGCGATCCCAGAGCGTCGAGGAAGAAGGCAGGTCGGAGAGCGGGAGCTGGAGAGGGGAGAGCACCGAGAATGAGGGGGGCAGATCGATGGGAAGAGCTTTGTCTTTGAAGAGGAGGACCACGTTGAGGAGCGAAGAGGAGGAAGATGGTGAGGAAAGCACCGGAAGCGACATCACCCTTAAGTTCTAG
- the LOC116250689 gene encoding myb family transcription factor EFM-like isoform X2, whose amino-acid sequence MEASRQQLAAGSQANHNPMPVLEEFIPLKHQETSERSLNCTVDATTATAAGTGSWMATTQIWSQSNDGSKNQGPAVSMEPEHGLVGSSKLALDVKQRVGGAFLPFSKERNGATQQGLRSQLPDLELAPSDKNGDETKRPETVELAVPISRIKANDQSSASQGNCNGGGGVVGGATEKISGNEVQAAGGGQTHRKPRRCWSPDLHRRFVNALQQLGGSHAATPKQIRELMKVDGLTNDEVKSHLQKYRLHTRRPSPTPQAVTTPATQLVVLGGIWVQPEYTTAAHTAATGIYSATIAAAAAAQSAPPTTQPLPPTHYCHPSPLPQDFCTQLSTPPHHQLRHVYCDQQLTANHNGNAGDKDKNDNSNSGSDDNNNKTSSNSRSSPRSSTAGERSQSVEEEGRSESGSWRGESTENEGGRSMGRALSLKRRTTLRSEEEEDGEESTGSDITLKF is encoded by the exons ATGGAAGCTTCCAGGCAGCAATTAGCAGCCGGCAGTCAGGCGAATCACAACCCCATGCCCGTTCTTGAGGAATTCATACCTCTTAAGCATCAGGAGACGTCAGAAAGAAGCCTCAACTGTACTGTTGATGCAACCACCGCAACGGCGGCCGGCACCGGAAGTTGGATGGCGACGACGCAGATATGGAGTCAATCCAATGATGGCAGCAAGAACCAAGGTCCTGCAGTTTCGATGGAGCCCGAGCATGGTCTGGTCGGAAGCTCTAAGCTGGCTTTGGACGTTAAACAGAGAGTCGGTGGCGCGTTTCTTCCTTTCTCCAAGGAAAGGAACGGTGCAACTCAGCAGGGTTTGAGATCCCAGCTGCCTGATCTGGAGCTTGCTCCCAGCGACAAGAACGGAGACGAGACCAAGCGGCCGGAGACGGTGGAGTTGGCAGTTCCAATCTCTAGAATCAAGGCTAATGATCAAAGCAGTGCAAGTCAAGGCAATTGCAACGGAGGCGGCGGTGTGGTGGGTGGAGCAACAGAAAAGATCAGCGGAAATGAGGTGCAAGCAGCAGGAGGGGGGCAGACTCACAGGAAACCCAGGAGATGTTGGTCGCCTGATCTACACCGGCGGTTTGTGAACGCTTTGCAGCAGTTAGGTGGTTCTCACG CGGCGACACCCAAGCAGATACGTGAACTGATGAAAGTTGACGGATTAACCAATGACGAAGTTAAAAGCCACCtacag AAGTACAGGCTTCACACACGAAGGCCGAGCCCCACTCCACAGGCAGTGACAACCCCTGCAACTCAGCTGGTTGTTCTGGGTGGTATTTGGGTCCAGCCAGAGTACACAACAGCAGCCCACACCGCTGCAACCGGCATATACAGTGCCACCATAGCAGCGGCGGCAGCAGCACAATCAGCGCCGCCGACGACGCAGCCACTGCCACCAACTCACTACTGCCATCCCTCCCCTCTACCTCAGGACTTCTGTACTCAACTAAGCACTCCTCCACACCACCAGCTCCGCCACGTCTACTGCGACCAGCAGTTGACTGCTAACCACAATGGCAATGCTGGTGACAAGGACAAGAACGACAACAGTAACAGCGGTAGCGACGACAATAACAATAAGACTTCTTCGAATTCCCGGAGCTCGCCGCGGTCGAGCACTGCCGGCGAGCGATCCCAGAGCGTCGAGGAAGAAGGCAGGTCGGAGAGCGGGAGCTGGAGAGGGGAGAGCACCGAGAATGAGGGGGGCAGATCGATGGGAAGAGCTTTGTCTTTGAAGAGGAGGACCACGTTGAGGAGCGAAGAGGAGGAAGATGGTGAGGAAAGCACCGGAAGCGACATCACCCTTAAGTTCTAG